The Panacibacter microcysteis genome includes a window with the following:
- a CDS encoding energy transducer TonB: MTDPGAHINYSAQDIERYLAGGMSAKEMHDMEKAALQDPFLADAIEGYSDAAMQHSYKHLNEINALLQAPKEAAPVIAMPAKSFNWWRIAAMIVVLAGVGIFSWYLVGLNNAPAGKQQVAAVRQEDSLPVSTPPQTLAKKADTQAGIAMADNTAVGQSASSRMKQPGLATKPVPPAANKAMETTVESADDQPFVAAATMADSVSTFPGVAPGLDIAKNDTKSARVSAPLQGRGAGLMNSNPALNNFSGYVLDKFNKPVPGAVIDTNNKPVAFTDATGFFQLQSADSVLNVSVNSVGYNQASAALLTKRTNNISIEPGNMSLSEVVVTGYGAGKKAKRTSVKAVADSAYPAGGWQSFQEYVYRRMNKTFDSTNGSFVDMHGMVEIEFSIDEQGDLYNLAITKSLNKEADEKILQALKEGPRWISSKKNGQKKNKVVIRF, translated from the coding sequence ATGACTGATCCAGGCGCCCATATTAATTATTCCGCGCAGGATATTGAAAGATACCTGGCCGGTGGCATGAGTGCGAAAGAAATGCACGACATGGAAAAGGCTGCTTTGCAGGATCCTTTTCTTGCCGATGCCATTGAGGGTTACAGCGATGCTGCGATGCAGCATTCTTATAAGCATTTGAATGAGATCAATGCACTTTTACAGGCACCAAAAGAAGCAGCACCCGTAATTGCCATGCCGGCAAAAAGTTTTAACTGGTGGCGGATAGCTGCCATGATCGTTGTGCTTGCCGGCGTAGGTATATTTAGCTGGTACCTGGTTGGTTTGAATAATGCGCCGGCAGGCAAACAGCAGGTTGCGGCAGTGAGGCAGGAAGACTCGCTACCCGTTTCAACACCGCCGCAAACCCTGGCAAAAAAAGCCGACACACAGGCAGGTATTGCAATGGCTGATAACACGGCTGTCGGGCAATCTGCAAGCAGCAGAATGAAACAACCCGGGCTTGCAACAAAACCGGTTCCGCCGGCGGCAAACAAAGCCATGGAAACAACGGTGGAATCAGCAGATGATCAGCCTTTTGTGGCAGCCGCAACAATGGCAGATTCTGTTTCTACTTTCCCGGGAGTAGCGCCGGGCCTGGATATTGCGAAAAACGATACAAAATCAGCAAGGGTGTCGGCGCCTTTACAGGGGCGTGGCGCCGGTTTAATGAACAGTAATCCTGCACTTAACAATTTTTCGGGGTACGTACTTGATAAATTCAACAAGCCCGTGCCGGGCGCTGTAATTGACACCAATAACAAACCGGTTGCATTTACAGATGCAACGGGATTTTTCCAGTTGCAAAGTGCCGACAGCGTGCTGAACGTGTCTGTAAATTCAGTTGGGTATAACCAGGCCAGTGCAGCCCTTTTGACAAAGCGGACAAACAATATTTCGATAGAGCCGGGCAATATGTCGCTCTCAGAAGTAGTGGTTACAGGTTATGGCGCAGGAAAAAAGGCGAAAAGAACATCCGTAAAGGCGGTAGCCGACAGTGCCTACCCCGCAGGTGGCTGGCAATCTTTCCAGGAATATGTGTACCGGCGCATGAATAAAACATTTGATTCAACCAACGGCAGTTTTGTTGATATGCATGGTATGGTAGAGATCGAGTTTTCTATTGATGAGCAAGGAGACTTATACAACCTTGCAATAACAAAATCACTGAATAAAGAAGCCGATGAAAAGATATTACAGGCATTAAAAGAAGGGCCGCGGTGGATAAGTTCCAAAAAGAACGGGCAAAAGAAAAACAAAGTGGTCATCCGGTTCTGA
- a CDS encoding carboxypeptidase-like regulatory domain-containing protein encodes MKPQTFFHIPEPCHEDWNKMIPEGKGRFCASCNKQVIDFSLMSDQQVLNYFKNATGNTCGRFANGQLERPMHETIQPKKKVWWVAAVMPLLLLINKANGQTKGKVLIKKPYTVSTKIEPLTGFVVSSAEPTQGGKIIRGSVQNENGIPVPFATVSLKNSIANTITDSLGNFELHTPSVADTVYVNVSSLGYESREYNFPKQEATNVMITLEEKSYALNPVCVTSLAVTLGGVVAGRSISTREKIDTVIRKAFRNTAFTIYANPVKSNTAFKLAIKNTGEYVVQMLDNNGKPIVTRDIITADKNTVTEIQTPDVAAGLYYIRLIDKNKKKQYTDKIIVQ; translated from the coding sequence ATGAAGCCACAAACATTTTTTCATATACCAGAACCCTGCCACGAAGACTGGAACAAAATGATACCCGAAGGCAAAGGAAGATTTTGTGCAAGCTGCAATAAACAGGTAATTGACTTTAGTCTGATGAGCGATCAGCAGGTGCTTAATTACTTTAAAAATGCTACAGGCAACACCTGCGGAAGGTTTGCCAATGGCCAGCTTGAAAGACCCATGCATGAAACCATTCAGCCCAAAAAGAAAGTATGGTGGGTTGCAGCAGTAATGCCTTTGCTATTGCTCATTAACAAGGCAAATGGACAGACGAAGGGAAAAGTTTTGATAAAAAAACCTTACACTGTCTCCACAAAAATTGAACCCTTAACAGGATTTGTGGTATCATCTGCTGAACCAACTCAAGGAGGAAAAATCATCAGGGGAAGTGTTCAAAACGAAAATGGTATACCTGTTCCTTTTGCAACAGTAAGCCTGAAAAACTCCATCGCTAATACAATTACAGATTCATTGGGAAACTTTGAATTACACACTCCTTCTGTAGCAGACACAGTTTATGTAAACGTATCGTCACTTGGTTATGAGAGCAGGGAATACAATTTTCCTAAACAGGAAGCCACGAACGTTATGATTACATTAGAGGAAAAAAGCTACGCGTTAAACCCTGTATGCGTTACATCACTGGCTGTAACGCTGGGCGGTGTGGTAGCCGGCAGGAGCATAAGCACAAGAGAAAAAATTGATACAGTCATCAGAAAGGCTTTTCGCAATACAGCCTTCACTATTTACGCAAACCCGGTTAAAAGCAATACCGCGTTTAAACTTGCAATAAAAAATACCGGTGAATATGTTGTACAAATGCTTGACAATAACGGTAAACCTATTGTTACAAGAGATATAATAACTGCTGATAAAAATACTGTAACAGAAATACAAACACCTGACGTTGCAGCGGGATTGTATTACATCCGGCTGATTGATAAAAACAAAAAGAAACAATACACAGATAAAATCATTGTACAATAA
- a CDS encoding YraN family protein, translating into MSYTKLTGNKGEDLAAAWILEKGYEILHRNWRFKQWEVDIIAAKENRLHFFEIKTRTSALYGHPEESIGKTKMKSLLRAAQEYLYLNPQWKFVQFDVLSITMLKARPVEYFLIEDVYFD; encoded by the coding sequence ATGAGTTATACAAAACTTACAGGCAACAAAGGCGAAGATCTTGCTGCTGCATGGATACTGGAGAAAGGTTACGAAATACTGCACCGCAACTGGCGTTTTAAGCAGTGGGAGGTTGATATTATTGCTGCAAAAGAAAACAGGTTGCATTTCTTCGAGATCAAAACACGTACGTCTGCATTATATGGCCACCCTGAAGAAAGCATTGGCAAAACAAAAATGAAAAGCTTGTTGCGCGCCGCCCAGGAATACCTGTATTTGAATCCTCAATGGAAATTTGTACAGTTCGATGTTTTATCCATCACCATGCTAAAAGCAAGACCTGTAGAGTACTTCCTGATTGAAGATGTATATTTCGATTAA
- the manA gene encoding mannose-6-phosphate isomerase, class I, with product MFRDKIFKLKGRIQHYAWGGYEYIPTWLGIDNSEHKPYAEYWMGAHPSAPSVVCTPNGELSLNQLVQDHHEEFIGSHVHRAFGELPYLFKILDVKDMLSIQVHPTKEAAKAGFEAEEAAGVKLDSSFRNYKDRNHKPEVMVALSEFWLLHGFQTPDKLQQVLKNVPEFQPLINIFGEGDFKALSEHCMYMEQQDVNAMLTPLIQRTIEQKQKGDLTKAEPGWWVAKLYGEKPVEEWGNVDRGVFSIYFFNIVHTNAGEAVFQGAGVPHAYLEGQNVELMANSDNVLRGGLTPKHVDVPELLKHTVFEGIVPNVMKGEKKENGEIIYPCPVADFGISKIALEQNETHRSTAGSLEIIVVIEGEMDIQGTSKSLHVAKGETVAILTNESYTISTPAGVTAYKAFVP from the coding sequence ATGTTCCGGGATAAAATATTTAAACTAAAAGGCAGGATTCAACACTATGCATGGGGTGGTTATGAATACATACCGACATGGCTTGGTATAGACAACAGCGAACACAAACCTTATGCAGAATACTGGATGGGTGCTCACCCGTCTGCCCCATCTGTTGTTTGTACGCCCAATGGCGAGCTATCGCTTAACCAGCTTGTACAGGATCATCATGAGGAGTTTATCGGCAGTCATGTGCACCGGGCGTTTGGTGAGTTGCCATATCTCTTTAAAATTCTTGATGTAAAAGATATGTTATCTATACAGGTGCACCCAACGAAAGAAGCCGCTAAAGCCGGTTTTGAGGCGGAAGAGGCAGCCGGTGTAAAACTTGATTCTTCTTTCAGAAACTATAAAGACCGCAATCACAAACCGGAAGTAATGGTTGCGCTGAGCGAGTTTTGGTTATTACATGGTTTTCAAACACCGGACAAACTGCAGCAGGTATTGAAAAATGTGCCGGAGTTTCAGCCGCTTATCAACATATTTGGTGAAGGGGATTTTAAAGCACTTTCTGAACATTGCATGTATATGGAGCAGCAGGATGTAAATGCCATGCTTACACCGCTTATACAACGAACGATTGAGCAGAAACAAAAAGGCGATCTTACAAAAGCAGAGCCGGGCTGGTGGGTTGCGAAACTTTACGGGGAAAAACCGGTGGAAGAATGGGGCAATGTAGACCGTGGTGTTTTCTCGATCTACTTCTTCAACATTGTGCATACGAATGCTGGTGAGGCTGTGTTCCAGGGTGCAGGTGTACCACACGCCTACCTCGAAGGGCAAAATGTAGAACTGATGGCCAACAGCGATAATGTACTGCGCGGTGGTCTTACTCCAAAGCATGTAGATGTACCCGAACTACTAAAGCATACAGTATTTGAAGGCATTGTACCCAATGTAATGAAGGGTGAAAAGAAAGAAAACGGTGAGATCATTTACCCTTGCCCGGTGGCGGATTTTGGCATCAGCAAAATAGCATTGGAACAAAACGAAACCCACCGCAGCACTGCCGGTTCTTTAGAGATCATTGTTGTGATTGAAGGTGAAATGGATATACAGGGCACTTCTAAAAGCCTGCACGTTGCAAAAGGAGAAACAGTGGCCATTCTAACCAATGAAAGCTACACGATATCCACACCAGCAGGCGTAACAGCTTATAAAGCATTTGTGCCTTAG
- a CDS encoding bile acid:sodium symporter family protein, producing MNLYKISFVAALVCVIAAIVMFANGSGANAGPLLIAFFVLVAIGFRGFAALKGFTYTVTIFAAVTMALYYPQFFISWNGFTLSGLIKPLIMLIMFGMGTSMSVRDFAGVVKMPRGVLIGVVSHFIIMPLLGFTLAKLTSFPPEIAAGIVLVGCSPNGTASNVISFLAKANLALSVTITAVSTMLAPFVTPFLMKLLAGAFIEINTLDMMFEIFQMVIIPIGAGLLFNHFLSGKLGWLDKAMPLVSMFGIAFIIVIITAAGRDNLLSIGPALILVVLIHNLCGYTLGYWSGRLFKMSERDCRTIAIEVGMQNAGMASGLAKAMGKMATVGLAPAIFGPLMNSTGSILASYWHNKPVKEQDGTDEETITTLKH from the coding sequence ATGAACCTGTACAAAATATCATTCGTTGCTGCGCTGGTTTGTGTTATTGCTGCCATTGTTATGTTTGCAAATGGCAGCGGCGCAAATGCGGGACCGTTACTGATCGCATTCTTTGTTTTGGTAGCAATCGGGTTTCGTGGTTTTGCTGCGCTCAAAGGCTTTACTTATACCGTTACCATTTTTGCAGCGGTTACCATGGCATTGTACTACCCGCAATTCTTTATAAGCTGGAACGGTTTTACCTTGTCTGGCCTTATCAAACCACTGATCATGCTGATCATGTTTGGCATGGGCACGTCTATGAGTGTGCGTGATTTTGCAGGTGTGGTAAAGATGCCCAGGGGCGTTTTGATAGGTGTGGTAAGTCATTTCATCATTATGCCGCTGCTTGGTTTTACACTGGCAAAACTTACCAGCTTTCCGCCCGAAATAGCTGCGGGCATCGTATTGGTTGGCTGCTCACCGAATGGCACCGCCTCAAATGTAATATCGTTTTTGGCAAAGGCAAATCTTGCGCTTTCTGTAACCATTACGGCGGTCTCTACCATGCTTGCGCCATTTGTAACGCCTTTTTTAATGAAGCTGCTGGCAGGCGCATTTATAGAGATCAACACACTTGATATGATGTTTGAGATCTTCCAGATGGTGATTATACCCATTGGTGCAGGTTTGTTGTTCAATCATTTCTTAAGCGGCAAACTCGGCTGGCTGGATAAGGCGATGCCGCTGGTATCTATGTTTGGTATTGCCTTTATCATCGTGATCATTACAGCAGCGGGCAGAGACAATTTGCTGAGTATAGGCCCTGCCCTGATACTCGTTGTATTGATACATAATTTATGCGGCTACACACTGGGCTACTGGAGTGGCCGGCTGTTTAAAATGAGTGAACGTGATTGTCGTACCATTGCCATTGAAGTAGGTATGCAGAATGCCGGTATGGCATCTGGTCTTGCAAAGGCCATGGGTAAAATGGCAACCGTAGGGCTGGCGCCGGCTATCTTCGGGCCGCTGATGAACTCTACAGGTTCTATTCTTGCTTCTTACTGGCACAATAAACCGGTAAAGGAACAGGACGGAACAGACGAAGAGACTATTACTACTTTAAAACACTGA
- a CDS encoding vWA domain-containing protein, which produces MKRILFLGIMLSMICIAFKPSRMVQGTVTDEAGNPLAGATISIKGTQVATASDNKGIFSISIQDENAILVITSVGYQAKEIKVSGKNNMVIKLSPSTQHLDEIVVTGYYPAPKKDLTGSVTIVGGELLQGKAAGVYVPASPGANVSIKVRGAKTLNNYDVDDDADKEYWPGNTDFNTEGYDHITDNPFMKVNDNPLSTFSIDVDAAAYSNVRRFISNGQLPPAGAVRIEELINYFSYDYPQPKGDDPFGVNMEYAVCPWNTNHELVLVGLQGKKIPVESLPASNLVFLVDVSGSMGEPNKLPLVQSSLKLLVDQMREQDRVALVVYAGNAGLVLPSTSGDNKSAIKNAIDRLQSGGSTAGGAGIQLAYKTAKENFIKDGNNRVILCTDGDFNVGASSDDALEQMIEQERKSNIFLTVLGYGMGNYQDAKMQKLADKGNGNHAYIDGISEAKKVLIKEFGGTLFTIAKDVKLQLEFNPDKVKAYRLIGYENRMLAKEDFNNDQKDAGELGSGHTVTALYEIVPVHAPDEPMDSVDALRYQKVKKQKLTNVYTNEILNVKLRYKAPDGDVSRLLQFPLTGRPQAINATSDNFRFAAAVASFGMVLRDSKYKGRSNFALVHSLGIAATGKDTEGYRKAFLQLAEDAALLKGIKATAKD; this is translated from the coding sequence ATGAAAAGGATCTTATTCCTGGGCATAATGCTCAGCATGATTTGTATTGCCTTTAAACCGTCGCGCATGGTACAGGGCACCGTAACAGACGAAGCCGGCAACCCGCTTGCCGGCGCCACAATATCGATAAAGGGAACGCAGGTTGCGACTGCCTCAGACAACAAAGGCATTTTCAGTATAAGTATACAGGATGAAAACGCTATACTCGTAATAACCAGTGTGGGCTACCAGGCCAAAGAGATAAAAGTATCGGGTAAGAACAATATGGTTATCAAACTCAGCCCGTCAACACAGCATTTGGACGAGATAGTGGTGACCGGTTATTACCCTGCGCCGAAAAAAGATTTAACCGGTAGTGTTACAATCGTTGGCGGAGAATTGTTGCAGGGAAAAGCTGCAGGTGTTTATGTTCCGGCATCGCCAGGCGCAAACGTATCTATTAAAGTACGTGGTGCGAAAACCCTGAATAATTACGATGTGGATGATGATGCAGACAAAGAATACTGGCCGGGCAACACAGATTTCAACACCGAGGGGTATGACCATATTACTGATAACCCTTTTATGAAAGTAAACGACAACCCGCTATCTACCTTTTCCATTGATGTGGACGCAGCAGCTTACAGTAACGTAAGAAGGTTTATCAGCAACGGTCAATTACCACCTGCCGGTGCCGTACGGATAGAAGAACTCATCAATTATTTTTCTTACGATTATCCGCAACCCAAAGGGGATGATCCATTTGGTGTAAACATGGAATATGCGGTGTGCCCGTGGAATACCAACCATGAACTGGTGCTGGTAGGTTTGCAGGGCAAAAAAATACCGGTAGAAAGCCTGCCGGCCTCTAACCTGGTATTCCTGGTAGATGTAAGTGGCAGCATGGGTGAGCCCAATAAATTACCGCTGGTGCAATCATCACTTAAGTTGCTTGTTGACCAGATGCGTGAACAGGATCGAGTTGCGCTGGTGGTGTATGCAGGCAATGCCGGGCTTGTATTACCATCAACCAGTGGCGACAATAAAAGCGCTATAAAAAATGCCATCGACAGGCTGCAGTCGGGCGGCTCCACCGCCGGTGGTGCAGGTATACAACTGGCGTATAAAACAGCAAAGGAAAACTTTATAAAAGATGGCAACAACAGGGTAATACTTTGTACGGATGGCGATTTTAATGTAGGCGCCAGCAGCGATGATGCACTGGAGCAAATGATAGAACAGGAAAGGAAAAGTAATATTTTTCTTACCGTACTGGGCTATGGCATGGGTAACTACCAGGATGCCAAAATGCAGAAGCTTGCCGACAAAGGCAATGGCAACCACGCATACATTGATGGTATAAGTGAAGCAAAGAAAGTGCTTATCAAAGAATTTGGCGGCACCCTGTTCACCATTGCCAAAGATGTAAAACTGCAACTGGAGTTTAACCCTGATAAAGTAAAAGCGTACCGCCTTATCGGCTACGAAAACAGGATGCTTGCCAAAGAAGATTTCAACAATGATCAGAAAGATGCAGGCGAGCTGGGCAGTGGCCACACGGTAACAGCGCTGTACGAAATTGTACCTGTGCATGCACCGGATGAACCGATGGATTCTGTGGATGCATTGCGCTACCAGAAAGTAAAAAAACAAAAACTTACCAATGTATACACCAATGAAATACTAAATGTAAAACTGCGGTACAAAGCGCCGGATGGCGATGTAAGCAGGCTGCTGCAGTTTCCGCTTACCGGCCGGCCACAGGCCATCAATGCTACTTCAGACAACTTTCGTTTTGCCGCCGCGGTAGCTTCATTTGGCATGGTATTACGTGATTCCAAATATAAAGGCAGGAGCAATTTTGCCCTCGTGCACAGCCTTGGCATTGCTGCTACCGGCAAAGACACAGAAGGTTACCGGAAAGCGTTTTTGCAACTGGCTGAAGACGCAGCACTGCTGAAAGGTATAAAGGCAACGGCAAAAGACTGA
- a CDS encoding RNA polymerase sigma factor, whose product MLLAFKESGSQDVLARLYLRYTDLVYGTCLKYLKDAEASKDAVMNIYQELLQKLPTHEVQNFKGWLYVLTKNHCLMQLRSAKKMVTVEFQPAVMQSEDFMHLDSVLEREQDFKKLENCMEHLPEEQKKTIRLFYLQDKCYNEIVEETGMEWNKVRSLIQNGRRNLKICMEKHD is encoded by the coding sequence TTGTTGCTTGCTTTTAAGGAAAGCGGCAGCCAGGATGTGCTTGCCAGGCTTTACCTGCGTTATACCGATCTTGTGTATGGTACCTGTTTAAAGTACCTGAAAGATGCTGAAGCATCGAAAGATGCAGTAATGAATATTTACCAGGAACTTTTACAAAAACTCCCCACGCATGAAGTGCAGAATTTTAAAGGGTGGCTTTATGTACTCACAAAAAATCATTGCCTGATGCAGTTGCGCAGTGCGAAAAAAATGGTTACGGTAGAATTTCAGCCGGCAGTTATGCAATCAGAAGACTTTATGCATCTGGACAGCGTACTGGAGCGGGAACAAGATTTTAAAAAGCTGGAAAATTGTATGGAGCATTTACCGGAAGAACAAAAAAAGACGATCAGGCTATTTTACCTGCAGGATAAATGCTACAATGAAATTGTGGAAGAAACTGGTATGGAATGGAACAAGGTGCGCAGCCTTATTCAAAACGGAAGAAGAAACCTAAAAATATGTATGGAAAAGCATGACTGA
- the xerD gene encoding site-specific tyrosine recombinase XerD yields MWDAYKKGFKAYLQLEKSLSDNSVEAYMRDVDKLTAYLLANSIMKAPQEVELNDLQQFIKWVAELGMTATSQARIISGIRGFYKYCLLEDIAKVDPSALLEAPKLKRVLPDVLSFEEIENIISQIDLSRADGGRNKAILETMYSCGLRVSEIVGLQISCLYLDVGFIRVIGKGDKERLVPIGSDAVKFIKIYKDEIRVHQPVQNGASDILFLNKHGKGLSRVMIFYIIKDLARKAGINKNISPHTFRHSFATHLVEGGADLRAVQEMLGHESITTTEIYTHLDRDFLRSTLHQFHPAFKK; encoded by the coding sequence ATGTGGGATGCCTATAAAAAAGGATTTAAAGCTTACCTGCAACTGGAAAAATCTTTAAGCGATAATTCTGTAGAAGCTTATATGCGTGATGTAGATAAGCTTACAGCATACCTGCTGGCAAACAGTATAATGAAAGCACCGCAGGAAGTAGAACTTAACGACCTGCAGCAGTTTATAAAATGGGTGGCAGAGCTGGGCATGACGGCCACCAGCCAGGCAAGAATTATTTCCGGTATAAGGGGTTTTTATAAATATTGCCTGCTGGAAGATATTGCTAAAGTTGACCCTTCTGCACTGCTGGAAGCGCCAAAGCTAAAGCGTGTATTGCCCGATGTACTGAGCTTTGAAGAAATCGAAAACATTATTTCGCAGATCGACCTTAGCCGTGCAGATGGTGGCCGCAACAAGGCCATCCTCGAAACCATGTACAGTTGCGGCCTCCGGGTTAGTGAAATTGTAGGCCTGCAAATCAGTTGCCTGTACCTGGATGTTGGTTTTATACGGGTAATTGGCAAGGGAGACAAAGAACGCCTGGTACCTATCGGCAGCGATGCTGTTAAATTCATTAAAATCTATAAAGATGAAATACGGGTGCACCAGCCTGTACAAAATGGCGCTTCTGACATTCTCTTTCTCAATAAGCATGGCAAAGGGCTTAGCCGTGTAATGATCTTTTACATTATAAAAGACCTGGCCAGGAAGGCCGGTATCAATAAAAATATTTCACCACACACATTCCGTCATTCATTTGCCACGCATTTGGTAGAGGGCGGTGCCGACCTGCGTGCGGTACAGGAAATGCTGGGGCATGAAAGTATTACCACCACTGAAATTTACACCCACCTCGACCGCGATTTCCTGCGCTCTACCCTGCACCAGTTTCACCCGGCATTCAAGAAATAA
- a CDS encoding carbohydrate-binding family 9-like protein, giving the protein MRLFILSAIAFFYNAAAFAQEKAITVQKTTDFAVTGDGSDNAWGTTAWHMITQRNSNELKNAGWYITENRLTIADIQYQTRFKILYSDKGIYCLYECQDSLITATIKEDFGDLFNEDVVEAFFWPDTAQVVYFEYELSPRNYELPLIIFNKNGNANGWLPFYYRGGRRTVHAVKLNTAGADKRFTWTAEFFIPYALLSSLNNMPPAKGSTWRANFYRIDYDREPVYSSWQLTRGSYHDPEKFGLLQFE; this is encoded by the coding sequence ATGCGACTGTTCATACTTTCAGCAATTGCTTTCTTTTACAACGCAGCAGCATTTGCGCAGGAAAAAGCCATAACCGTTCAGAAGACCACTGATTTTGCTGTCACAGGCGATGGCAGCGACAATGCGTGGGGCACAACTGCCTGGCACATGATTACCCAACGCAACAGCAATGAGTTAAAAAATGCAGGCTGGTATATTACAGAAAACCGGTTAACAATTGCAGATATACAATACCAGACGCGTTTCAAAATATTATACTCAGACAAAGGCATCTATTGTCTTTACGAGTGCCAGGACAGCCTTATAACAGCAACGATCAAAGAAGATTTTGGCGACCTGTTTAATGAAGATGTGGTAGAAGCATTCTTCTGGCCCGATACAGCGCAGGTAGTGTATTTTGAATATGAACTATCGCCGCGCAACTACGAATTGCCTTTGATCATCTTCAACAAAAATGGCAATGCCAATGGCTGGTTGCCATTTTACTACCGCGGAGGCCGCCGCACTGTACATGCAGTAAAATTGAATACCGCCGGTGCTGATAAACGCTTTACATGGACGGCGGAGTTTTTCATCCCGTATGCATTGCTTTCATCTCTCAATAATATGCCACCTGCGAAAGGAAGTACATGGCGTGCAAATTTTTATCGCATCGATTATGACAGGGAGCCTGTTTATTCAAGCTGGCAGCTAACGCGTGGCAGTTATCATGACCCGGAAAAATTTGGATTGTTACAGTTCGAGTAG
- a CDS encoding nuclear transport factor 2 family protein: MKKLLLLFAVGICCLHAFGQSKDEQALAAATDTLVQAIIRADRAVLEKLTADQLSYGHSGGKVENRMQFIDAIVNGPFDFTDGNITGQTVSVNDKIGIVRHVFTFHYNNKGESGEMKLGILLVWQKQKNEWKLLARQAFKL, from the coding sequence ATGAAAAAACTACTCTTACTGTTTGCAGTGGGTATATGCTGCTTGCATGCTTTTGGCCAGTCGAAAGACGAACAGGCATTGGCTGCTGCCACAGATACATTGGTGCAGGCCATTATACGCGCAGACAGGGCCGTACTGGAAAAGCTGACGGCAGATCAACTGAGTTATGGCCACTCTGGCGGTAAGGTAGAAAACAGGATGCAGTTTATAGATGCTATTGTAAACGGCCCGTTTGATTTTACAGACGGAAACATTACCGGCCAGACCGTATCTGTAAATGACAAGATTGGCATAGTAAGACATGTTTTTACTTTTCATTACAACAACAAAGGTGAAAGCGGTGAGATGAAACTCGGTATTCTGCTCGTATGGCAAAAGCAAAAAAACGAATGGAAATTATTGGCCAGGCAGGCATTTAAACTGTAG
- a CDS encoding YkgJ family cysteine cluster protein, whose product MEKVNLRSFKQKARHRKTAYKKFLGKVEKNPPRRLDKLAEQLDAEVWQEIDCLSCANCCKTMTPTFTEKDIKRISAHLEMTPDAFKSKWLHFEKKDKDWVNNKQPCQFLNLKDNMCSIYAVRPESCAGFPHLKKKKMVEYIHVHQQNIIYCPATYLMVTKMMERVEV is encoded by the coding sequence ATGGAAAAGGTCAATCTCCGTTCGTTTAAACAAAAAGCACGCCATCGTAAAACTGCCTATAAAAAATTTCTTGGTAAGGTTGAAAAAAATCCGCCGCGGCGTTTAGATAAACTGGCAGAACAACTGGATGCAGAAGTATGGCAGGAGATTGATTGCCTTAGCTGCGCCAATTGTTGCAAAACAATGACGCCAACATTTACAGAAAAAGACATTAAACGCATATCGGCACACCTGGAGATGACGCCCGATGCATTTAAAAGCAAGTGGCTGCATTTTGAAAAGAAAGACAAAGACTGGGTGAACAATAAACAACCCTGCCAGTTTCTCAACCTCAAAGACAATATGTGCTCTATCTACGCGGTAAGACCTGAAAGCTGTGCCGGCTTTCCGCACCTGAAGAAAAAGAAGATGGTGGAGTACATTCATGTGCATCAGCAGAATATTATATATTGCCCTGCAACTTATTTAATGGTTACAAAAATGATGGAAAGAGTGGAGGTATAA